In one Bacteroides intestinalis DSM 17393 genomic region, the following are encoded:
- a CDS encoding glycoside hydrolase family 31 protein — MRKYIYLFLMLCCLSLHLYGGNVTGNCTSYSQEGRDVTFHIDDNSAVQLQLCSSSVVRVWFSPDGKLQRGNPSFAVINEKLEDVGTVRVDEQNACYEIFTPKLRIRVNKAPFSLQIFDKYQKLLFSDYADKGHISDGERKVEYKTLRRDEHFFGLGEKTGKLDRRGESYKMWNSDKPCYSIVEDPLYKSIPFFMSSYRYGIFLDNTYKTEFKFGTESRDYYSFEAPGGEMIYYFIFGKDYKEIMKQYVALTGQPIMPPKWALGFAQCRGLLTTEKLSYEIAEGYRKRGIPCDIIYQDIGWTQYLQDFNWRKENYQNPKKMLADLKRMGFKVIVSQDPVISQANKKQWEEADRLGYLVKDSTTGRSYDMPWPWGGNCGVVDFTIPEVADWWGAYQQKPIDDGIAGFWTDMGEPAWSNEEQTERLVMKHHLGMHDEIHNVYGLTWDKVVKEQFEKRNPDLRVFQMTRAAYAGLQRYTFGWTGDCGNGDDVLQGWGQMANQIPVLLSAGLGVIPFVACDISGYCGDIENYPAMAELYTRWVQLGAFNPLSRIHHEGDVAVEPWLFGEEAEKNVKAAIEMKYRLLPYIYTYAREAYETGLPIMRPMFMEYPADLETVSTDAQFMFGSELLVAPVVKKGATNKNVYLPEGIWIDYNDKRTEYSGEQWTTANAPLNTIPMFVRKGSIIPQMPVMNYTDEKAVYPITFEVFPAAVGGETSFSLYEDAGTDLGYQRGEFMRTPVSCRTTEKGYVFEVGEKMGEKYALPGERNLMFCIYTGQMPKEALIDGQKVRKMKAEKLNEGMETEFKVTAWCPDKKQNLCMLRLPDDGVKHTIEFIY; from the coding sequence ATGAGAAAATATATATATTTATTTTTAATGCTGTGTTGCCTGTCTCTGCATTTATATGGCGGAAATGTAACGGGAAACTGTACTTCTTATTCGCAGGAAGGGAGAGATGTTACGTTTCATATAGACGATAATTCGGCTGTGCAGTTGCAACTTTGCAGTTCCTCCGTTGTGCGCGTCTGGTTTTCGCCGGACGGTAAGTTGCAGCGGGGAAATCCTTCCTTTGCGGTGATTAATGAAAAATTGGAAGATGTAGGCACTGTTCGGGTGGACGAACAGAATGCCTGCTATGAGATATTTACGCCTAAACTGCGTATCCGCGTCAACAAGGCTCCGTTCAGCTTGCAGATATTCGACAAGTATCAGAAGCTTTTATTCAGTGACTATGCCGACAAGGGACATATCAGCGACGGAGAGCGTAAAGTGGAGTATAAGACTCTACGTCGGGATGAGCATTTTTTCGGTTTGGGTGAAAAGACTGGCAAGCTGGACCGCCGAGGCGAATCTTATAAGATGTGGAACAGTGATAAACCTTGTTACAGCATTGTGGAGGATCCCCTGTACAAGAGTATCCCTTTCTTTATGAGCAGCTATCGCTATGGTATATTTCTGGATAACACGTATAAGACAGAATTTAAATTCGGTACTGAAAGCCGTGATTATTACAGCTTTGAAGCTCCCGGTGGGGAGATGATTTACTATTTTATCTTTGGTAAGGATTATAAGGAAATCATGAAGCAGTATGTCGCATTGACCGGACAACCCATCATGCCTCCGAAGTGGGCACTGGGCTTTGCACAATGCCGTGGTCTGCTGACTACCGAGAAGCTCTCTTATGAAATAGCCGAAGGATATCGCAAGCGTGGCATTCCTTGTGACATCATCTATCAGGATATCGGTTGGACACAATACCTACAGGATTTCAACTGGCGGAAAGAAAACTATCAGAATCCGAAGAAGATGCTTGCCGACCTGAAAAGGATGGGCTTCAAGGTGATTGTTTCGCAAGACCCTGTCATCTCCCAGGCCAATAAAAAGCAATGGGAAGAAGCGGACCGCCTCGGCTATCTGGTGAAAGACTCCACCACGGGTAGAAGCTATGATATGCCTTGGCCGTGGGGTGGCAACTGTGGTGTGGTGGACTTTACCATTCCCGAAGTGGCGGACTGGTGGGGAGCCTATCAGCAGAAACCGATAGATGACGGCATTGCCGGCTTCTGGACGGATATGGGTGAACCTGCCTGGAGCAATGAGGAACAAACGGAACGTCTTGTAATGAAACACCATCTGGGTATGCACGATGAAATTCATAACGTGTATGGTCTGACTTGGGACAAGGTGGTAAAGGAACAGTTTGAGAAACGGAATCCGGATCTTCGTGTCTTCCAGATGACACGCGCCGCCTATGCAGGATTACAGCGTTACACCTTCGGCTGGACCGGAGATTGCGGCAATGGAGATGATGTGCTGCAAGGCTGGGGACAGATGGCTAATCAGATCCCGGTACTTTTATCTGCCGGACTGGGAGTAATTCCTTTCGTGGCATGTGACATTTCCGGTTATTGCGGGGACATTGAAAATTATCCCGCTATGGCGGAACTTTATACCCGTTGGGTACAGTTGGGAGCGTTCAATCCTCTGAGCCGTATTCACCATGAAGGAGATGTGGCGGTAGAACCGTGGCTCTTTGGGGAGGAAGCGGAGAAGAACGTTAAAGCTGCCATAGAAATGAAATATCGCTTGCTGCCTTATATTTATACTTATGCCCGCGAAGCGTATGAAACGGGTTTGCCGATTATGCGCCCTATGTTTATGGAATATCCGGCGGATTTGGAAACGGTCTCTACGGATGCACAATTCATGTTTGGTAGCGAACTGCTGGTGGCTCCGGTGGTGAAGAAGGGGGCAACTAATAAGAATGTTTATCTGCCCGAAGGTATCTGGATAGATTATAATGACAAGCGCACGGAATATAGCGGTGAACAGTGGACTACGGCAAATGCTCCCCTGAATACCATTCCTATGTTTGTGCGGAAAGGAAGTATCATCCCTCAGATGCCTGTGATGAATTATACGGATGAAAAAGCGGTTTATCCGATTACATTTGAGGTATTTCCGGCTGCGGTGGGCGGTGAAACGTCTTTCTCCCTGTATGAAGATGCAGGAACTGATCTGGGGTATCAGCGTGGAGAATTTATGCGTACTCCTGTATCTTGCCGGACAACGGAAAAGGGATATGTATTTGAAGTCGGGGAAAAGATGGGAGAAAAGTATGCCCTTCCGGGAGAACGCAACCTAATGTTTTGCATTTATACCGGGCAGATGCCGAAGGAAGCGCTTATTGACGGACAGAAAGTAAGGAAGATGAAAGCGGAAAAACTGAATGAAGGGATGGAAACGGAGTTCAAGGTTACCGCATGGTGTCCGGATAAGAAACAGAATCTTTGTATGTTGAGATTGCCGGATGACGGGGTGAAACACACGATTGAATTTATTTATTAA
- a CDS encoding glycoside hydrolase family 97 protein, with translation MRKLMLSAICLLFALAGKAEGVSSPSGQVKLDFELSKNGTPTYQVEYKGKFVIKPSTLGLELKNANNLLDGFEVLKASTSTFDETWQPVWGETKDIRNHYNELLVELKQPATDRYMNLRFRVYDDGVGFRYEFPQQKNLVYFVIKDEHTQFAMAGDHTAWWIPGDYDTQEYDYTESKLSEIRGLMQGAITDNASQNQFSPTGVQTSLQMKTADGIYLNLHEAALVDYSCMHLNLDDRNLVFESWLTPDAQGDKGYMQSPCHTPWRTVIVSDDAREMLASNLILNLNDPCKYEDTSWIKPVKYVGVWWEMIAAGKPWAYTFDLPSVKLDETDYTKVKPNGIHPANTENVKKYIDFAAEHGFDQVLVEGWNTGWEDWFGNSKDYVFDFLTPYPDFDIKYLNEYAHSKGVKLMMHHETSASARNYERHMEAAYDLMNQYGYNSVKSGYVGNIIPRGEYHYGQWMNNHYLYAVTEAAKHKIMVNAHEAVRPTGLCRTYPNLIGNESARGTEYEAFGGSKPFHTTILPFTRLQGGPMDYTPGVFEMDMNKLNPNSHAHVNSTLARQLALYVTMYSPLQMAADLPENYECFMDAFQFIKDVALDWDDSRYLEAEPGRYITAARKAKGTNDWFIGCTSSEQGHASTLKLDFLDADKQYIATVYADAKDADYKTNPQAYVIRKGIVSPKTVLKLKAAPGGGYAISIMEVKDKAELKGLKKLSGNI, from the coding sequence ATGAGAAAGTTAATGCTTAGTGCAATTTGTCTTCTTTTTGCCTTAGCGGGGAAAGCGGAAGGAGTGTCGTCTCCTTCGGGCCAGGTGAAGCTGGATTTCGAATTATCAAAGAATGGCACTCCAACCTATCAGGTGGAGTATAAAGGGAAATTCGTGATTAAGCCCAGCACCTTGGGACTGGAATTGAAGAATGCCAATAATCTGTTGGATGGTTTTGAAGTCCTGAAAGCTTCTACCTCTACCTTCGACGAAACCTGGCAACCGGTGTGGGGAGAGACGAAAGATATTCGTAATCACTACAACGAATTGCTGGTTGAATTGAAACAGCCCGCTACAGATCGTTATATGAACCTTCGTTTTCGTGTATATGATGATGGCGTAGGATTCCGTTATGAGTTTCCACAACAGAAGAACCTGGTTTACTTTGTGATAAAGGACGAACATACCCAGTTTGCTATGGCGGGCGATCATACCGCCTGGTGGATTCCCGGTGATTACGATACTCAGGAATATGATTATACGGAATCCAAACTTTCGGAAATTCGCGGTTTGATGCAGGGAGCCATTACTGATAATGCGTCACAAAACCAGTTTTCACCGACAGGTGTACAGACTTCCCTCCAGATGAAAACGGCTGACGGAATCTATCTGAATCTCCATGAAGCCGCTTTGGTGGATTATTCGTGTATGCACCTGAATCTGGATGATAGGAACCTTGTCTTTGAATCCTGGCTGACACCGGATGCACAGGGTGATAAAGGGTATATGCAGTCACCTTGTCACACTCCGTGGCGTACGGTGATAGTCAGTGATGATGCCCGTGAAATGCTGGCTTCCAATCTGATACTGAATCTGAATGATCCCTGCAAGTATGAGGATACTTCCTGGATTAAGCCTGTGAAGTATGTAGGCGTATGGTGGGAAATGATTGCGGCAGGCAAGCCGTGGGCTTATACATTTGATCTCCCTTCTGTAAAACTGGATGAAACGGATTATACGAAAGTGAAACCGAATGGTATTCATCCCGCCAATACGGAGAATGTAAAGAAGTACATTGATTTTGCTGCGGAGCATGGTTTCGACCAGGTATTGGTAGAAGGCTGGAATACCGGTTGGGAAGACTGGTTCGGCAACAGTAAGGATTATGTTTTCGACTTTCTCACTCCATATCCTGATTTTGACATCAAATATCTGAATGAGTATGCCCACTCCAAAGGTGTCAAACTGATGATGCATCATGAGACATCAGCTTCCGCACGCAACTACGAACGCCACATGGAGGCCGCCTATGACTTGATGAACCAATACGGTTACAATTCCGTGAAAAGCGGTTATGTGGGCAATATCATTCCGCGCGGTGAATATCATTATGGGCAGTGGATGAACAACCATTACCTGTATGCCGTGACCGAAGCTGCCAAGCATAAAATTATGGTGAATGCCCACGAGGCTGTACGGCCTACTGGTTTGTGCCGTACGTATCCGAACCTGATAGGAAATGAATCTGCCCGTGGCACGGAATATGAAGCTTTCGGAGGCAGCAAGCCTTTCCACACGACCATTCTTCCTTTCACCCGTCTGCAAGGTGGACCGATGGATTATACGCCGGGTGTCTTTGAAATGGATATGAATAAACTGAATCCGAATAGTCACGCTCATGTAAACTCTACATTGGCGCGTCAGTTGGCACTCTACGTCACGATGTACAGCCCTCTGCAAATGGCAGCCGATCTGCCTGAGAACTATGAATGCTTTATGGATGCTTTCCAGTTCATTAAAGATGTGGCTCTGGACTGGGATGACAGCCGATACCTGGAAGCAGAACCGGGACGCTATATCACGGCTGCCCGCAAGGCGAAAGGTACGAATGATTGGTTTATAGGTTGTACCAGCAGTGAGCAGGGACATGCTTCTACTCTGAAACTGGATTTTCTGGATGCTGATAAACAGTATATAGCTACTGTTTATGCGGACGCAAAGGATGCTGATTATAAAACGAATCCGCAGGCTTACGTAATCCGTAAAGGGATTGTTTCTCCTAAAACCGTACTGAAATTGAAAGCGGCTCCGGGTGGTGGTTACGCTATCAGCATTATGGAGGTGAAAGATAAGGCGGAATTGAAAGGATTGAAAAAACTGTCCGGTAATATCTGA
- a CDS encoding nuclear transport factor 2 family protein produces the protein MITISPKSIALQFNECITNADLKGLANLMTEDHVFCDTANNRIKGKDNNIVQAWEPFFNFYPGYRNIFENIVARGSTVIMQGYSICSDEILNNICAIWVAKIIDNKVGSWHIYPDTKENREIFDL, from the coding sequence ATGATAACCATATCCCCAAAAAGTATTGCTCTGCAATTCAACGAATGCATTACAAATGCCGATCTGAAAGGATTGGCAAATCTAATGACAGAAGATCATGTATTTTGTGATACTGCAAATAATCGAATTAAAGGAAAGGATAACAATATAGTTCAGGCATGGGAGCCGTTTTTCAATTTTTATCCTGGATACCGGAATATATTTGAAAATATTGTAGCAAGAGGTTCTACCGTGATTATGCAAGGCTACTCGATTTGTTCTGATGAGATACTTAATAATATTTGTGCCATCTGGGTTGCAAAAATTATAGATAATAAGGTTGGTTCATGGCATATATATCCTGATACAAAAGAAAATAGAGAAATATTTGACTTGTAA
- a CDS encoding DUF169 domain-containing protein codes for MDIHTFMTNYREAFGERAELPIAFWYSDKQENETEKISGCFFKGLQQVREGKTISLNSDVIGCGGGKFYTGFTEMPIHVPNFVSLKEKYKKTPEMVTDFIKQIQVPRTEKAYLHFARIDKLASFDHVEGLLFLATPDILSGLTTWAFYDTNAFDTVAAPFGSGCSSVVTLTVLENQKDGRRCFLGFFDPSVRPHFEANLLSFTIPMSRFKEMYHTMRESCLFDTHAWGKIKERINE; via the coding sequence ATGGATATACATACTTTTATGACTAATTATCGGGAAGCATTTGGTGAACGTGCTGAACTTCCCATCGCCTTCTGGTACTCTGACAAACAGGAAAACGAAACAGAAAAAATCAGCGGTTGCTTCTTCAAGGGCCTGCAACAGGTAAGGGAAGGTAAAACCATCAGCCTGAACAGCGACGTCATAGGATGTGGCGGCGGAAAATTCTACACCGGTTTCACGGAAATGCCTATACACGTACCTAACTTCGTATCCCTGAAAGAGAAGTACAAAAAGACTCCTGAAATGGTAACAGATTTCATAAAACAAATCCAGGTACCACGTACAGAAAAAGCCTATCTGCATTTTGCCCGGATAGATAAACTTGCTTCTTTCGATCATGTAGAGGGTTTGCTGTTCCTTGCTACGCCTGATATCCTGTCAGGACTTACCACATGGGCCTTTTATGATACGAATGCATTCGATACCGTAGCTGCTCCTTTCGGTTCCGGTTGCAGTTCCGTTGTAACCCTCACTGTTCTCGAAAACCAAAAAGATGGTAGGCGCTGTTTCCTCGGCTTCTTCGATCCGTCCGTGCGTCCCCACTTTGAAGCCAATCTGTTGAGTTTCACTATTCCCATGTCCCGCTTCAAAGAAATGTATCACACCATGCGCGAAAGTTGCCTGTTCGATACACACGCCTGGGGAAAGATAAAAGAGCGTATCAATGAATAA
- a CDS encoding long-chain fatty acid--CoA ligase yields the protein MEQEQHFIDYIEQSIIRNWNLNALTDYKGATLQYKDVARKIAKFHIVLESAGIQPGDKIAVCGRNSAHWAVTFLATITYGAVIVPILHEFKADNIHNIVNHSEARLLFVGDQVWENLNEDAMPQLLGVILMTEFTPVVCRDKRLMEAFEHRNTLYGQRYPKNFRPEHICYRKDEPEELAIINYTSGTTGYSKGVMLPYRSLWSNVNYCHEMLPVKPGDNIVSMLPMGHVFGMTYDFLYGFSAGAHIYFLTRMPTPKIIAQSFAEIRPRVISCVPLIVEKIIKKNILPRVDNKIGKLLLHVPIINDKIRALARKEAMEIFGGNFDEIIIGGAPFNAEVERFLKQIGFPYTIAYGMTECGPIICSSRWETLKLASCGKATTRMEVKIDSSDPEKVAGEIICRGTNLMLGYYKNQEATSQIIDVNGWLHTGDLGTMDAEGYVTVRGRSKNMLLTSSGQNIYPEEIESKLNNMPYVSESLIVLQKEKLVALIYPDFDDAFANGLQQTDVERMMEANRNELNQQLPAYCQISKVKIHFEEFEKTAKKSIKRFMYQEAKG from the coding sequence ATGGAACAGGAACAACACTTCATTGATTACATTGAACAAAGCATCATTCGGAACTGGAACTTAAACGCCTTGACTGACTATAAGGGTGCTACTCTCCAATATAAAGACGTGGCTCGCAAGATTGCAAAATTCCATATTGTACTGGAAAGTGCCGGTATCCAGCCGGGTGATAAGATTGCCGTCTGCGGTCGTAACAGTGCACACTGGGCAGTTACTTTCCTGGCAACCATCACTTATGGAGCTGTTATTGTGCCTATCCTTCATGAATTTAAAGCGGATAATATACACAATATCGTCAATCACTCTGAAGCCAGACTGCTTTTTGTGGGAGATCAGGTGTGGGAAAACCTGAATGAAGACGCCATGCCGCAATTGCTGGGTGTTATTCTGATGACTGAATTCACCCCTGTAGTCTGTCGCGACAAACGATTGATGGAAGCTTTCGAGCACCGCAATACTCTCTACGGACAGCGCTATCCTAAAAACTTCCGTCCCGAACACATCTGCTATCGGAAGGATGAACCGGAAGAACTTGCCATCATTAACTATACTTCCGGTACTACCGGATATTCCAAAGGTGTTATGCTCCCCTATCGCAGCCTTTGGTCCAACGTGAATTACTGCCATGAGATGCTTCCGGTGAAACCGGGCGATAACATAGTTTCTATGCTTCCTATGGGACATGTATTCGGAATGACTTACGATTTCCTTTACGGTTTTTCAGCCGGGGCACACATCTACTTCCTCACTCGCATGCCGACTCCTAAAATTATCGCACAGTCTTTCGCTGAAATCAGGCCACGTGTCATCTCATGCGTGCCTCTGATTGTAGAAAAGATTATCAAGAAGAATATCCTGCCCCGTGTAGATAATAAAATTGGTAAGTTACTGCTCCATGTTCCTATCATCAATGACAAGATCAGAGCTCTTGCCCGCAAAGAAGCAATGGAGATATTCGGCGGTAACTTCGATGAAATTATCATCGGTGGAGCCCCGTTCAATGCAGAAGTCGAGCGTTTCCTCAAACAGATAGGCTTCCCCTACACCATCGCTTATGGTATGACGGAATGTGGTCCGATCATCTGTTCCAGCCGCTGGGAAACCCTGAAGCTGGCATCATGCGGTAAGGCAACCACACGCATGGAAGTGAAGATAGATTCGTCTGATCCGGAAAAGGTGGCAGGAGAAATCATTTGTCGGGGTACCAACCTGATGCTGGGATATTATAAAAACCAGGAAGCAACTTCACAAATCATTGACGTAAATGGCTGGCTGCATACAGGCGATTTAGGCACAATGGATGCGGAAGGTTATGTAACTGTGCGCGGGCGCAGCAAGAATATGTTGCTCACTTCCAGCGGACAAAACATCTATCCGGAAGAGATTGAAAGCAAACTGAATAATATGCCTTACGTTTCCGAGTCACTCATTGTGTTGCAAAAAGAAAAACTGGTAGCACTGATTTATCCGGACTTTGATGATGCATTTGCCAATGGACTGCAACAAACGGATGTAGAGCGTATGATGGAAGCTAACCGTAACGAACTCAACCAACAATTACCGGCTTATTGCCAGATATCAAAGGTAAAGATACACTTTGAGGAGTTTGAAAAGACAGCAAAAAAATCTATTAAACGGTTTATGTATCAGGAGGCTAAAGGTTAA
- a CDS encoding potassium/proton antiporter codes for MIFTAENILLIGSILLFISIIVGKTGYRFGVPALLLFLVVGMIFGSDGFGLQFHNAKEAQFIGMVALSVILFSGGMDTKFNEIKPILVPGIVLSTIGVLLTAIFTGLFIWWIAGMSWSNIYLPITTSLLLASTMSSTDSASVFAILRSQKMNLKHNLRPMLELESGSNDPMAYMLTIVLIQFIQSGGMGVGGIFSSFVIQFIVGAAAGYLLGKLAILMLNKLNIDNQALYPILLLAFVFFTFSITDLLKGNGYLAVYIAGIMVGNNKIMHRKEIYTFMDGLTWLFQIIMFLCLGLLVNPHELLDIALVATLIGVFMIVIGRPLSVFLCLLPFGKKITNRSRLFVSWVGLRGAVPIIFATYPVVAQVPGADVIFNIVFFITIVSLVIQGTTVSLAARLLKLSTPLEKTGNEFGVELPEEIDSDLSDMTVTTEMLEEGDTLKDITLPNGALVMIVKRGTEFLIPNGSLKLHLGDKLLLISDKKSSD; via the coding sequence ATGATTTTTACAGCAGAAAACATTCTTTTAATCGGTTCTATCTTACTTTTCATTAGTATTATTGTCGGCAAGACCGGCTATCGATTCGGAGTCCCTGCCCTGTTACTATTCCTTGTCGTCGGCATGATTTTCGGTAGCGATGGTTTCGGACTACAGTTTCATAACGCTAAAGAAGCACAATTTATTGGTATGGTTGCTCTTAGCGTTATTTTGTTTTCCGGCGGCATGGATACTAAATTCAACGAAATTAAACCGATTCTCGTTCCGGGCATTGTTCTCTCCACAATCGGCGTACTGCTAACTGCCATCTTTACAGGACTTTTCATCTGGTGGATTGCCGGCATGAGTTGGTCAAATATTTATCTTCCTATCACTACATCCCTACTGCTTGCCTCCACCATGTCATCTACCGATTCCGCTTCTGTATTTGCCATCTTACGTTCGCAGAAAATGAATCTGAAACATAACCTTCGCCCCATGCTGGAACTTGAAAGTGGTAGCAATGACCCGATGGCTTACATGCTTACCATCGTGCTGATACAGTTCATACAATCCGGTGGAATGGGTGTTGGAGGTATCTTCAGTTCGTTCGTTATTCAGTTCATAGTAGGTGCGGCTGCCGGATACCTTCTCGGCAAACTTGCCATCCTCATGCTGAATAAGCTTAATATTGATAATCAGGCTCTTTATCCCATTCTTCTACTTGCATTTGTATTTTTCACTTTCTCCATTACCGATCTTCTGAAAGGAAATGGCTACCTTGCCGTTTACATTGCCGGTATTATGGTAGGCAACAACAAGATAATGCATCGCAAAGAGATTTATACTTTCATGGACGGATTGACTTGGCTGTTCCAAATCATCATGTTCCTTTGCCTCGGTTTGTTGGTAAATCCTCACGAATTACTCGATATCGCTTTGGTGGCAACGCTTATCGGTGTATTTATGATTGTTATCGGTCGTCCGCTCAGTGTCTTCCTCTGCTTGCTGCCTTTCGGCAAGAAGATTACAAACCGTTCGCGACTCTTCGTTTCTTGGGTAGGTTTGCGCGGAGCAGTGCCTATCATCTTCGCAACTTATCCGGTAGTAGCGCAAGTACCGGGTGCCGACGTGATCTTCAATATCGTATTCTTTATCACTATTGTTTCTCTCGTTATCCAGGGTACTACCGTTTCCTTAGCTGCCCGCTTACTGAAACTTTCTACCCCGTTGGAAAAGACCGGTAATGAATTCGGTGTGGAATTGCCCGAAGAAATTGATAGTGATCTCAGCGATATGACCGTTACCACGGAGATGCTGGAAGAAGGCGATACCCTGAAGGATATCACTCTGCCTAATGGAGCACTCGTAATGATTGTGAAACGAGGCACGGAATTCCTGATACCGAACGGATCGCTGAAATTACATTTGGGGGATAAGTTGTTGCTGATTTCGGATAAGAAGAGTAGTGATTAA
- a CDS encoding sensor histidine kinase, with translation MKHYYRYITDRYLFRIIISLLLAGAVTVSIIYKDLLWIVISSLLLLTSLRWQWKLYRRHTQEVLFLLDAIENNDASIHFSEHEDIPDNRIVNQALNHVASILYNVKSETAQQEKYYEPILDCINTGILVLNDAGAVYQKNNEALRLLGLEVFTHVSQLSRIDANLMGLFTHCRPGDKLQTRLSNERGTVNLSIRVSDITIRQEHFRILALNDINNELDEKEIDSWIRLIRVLTHEIMNSVTPITSLSDTLLTLIQGSEELKAKSESISSDKETADEIRNGLHTISTTGKGLLSFVENYRRFTRIPKPEPSLFYVKGFINRMVELARHQYPDSHITFHSHITPDDLILYADENLISQVLINLLKNAIQAIEAAEIPEGIITLHAYCNENEAVLIEVSNNGPAILSEVAEHIFIPFFTTKEGGSGIGLSISRQIMRLSGGSLSLHPGKETMFVLKFN, from the coding sequence ATGAAACATTACTACCGATACATCACCGACCGCTACCTTTTCCGCATCATCATCTCTCTCCTGTTGGCAGGAGCTGTCACGGTATCCATTATTTATAAAGACCTTTTATGGATAGTCATCTCTTCCTTGCTGCTGCTGACGAGTCTGCGCTGGCAATGGAAACTGTATCGCCGGCATACACAGGAGGTCCTGTTTCTGCTCGATGCCATTGAAAACAACGATGCATCCATCCATTTCTCCGAACACGAAGACATTCCGGACAACCGTATTGTAAACCAGGCCCTGAATCACGTTGCTTCTATATTATATAATGTAAAGAGCGAAACGGCACAACAGGAAAAATATTACGAACCCATTCTCGACTGCATCAATACCGGTATCCTGGTACTGAACGATGCAGGTGCTGTTTACCAGAAAAATAATGAAGCCCTCCGCCTGTTAGGGTTGGAAGTCTTCACCCATGTTAGCCAACTAAGCCGTATCGATGCAAACCTTATGGGACTTTTCACCCATTGCCGTCCAGGAGATAAGTTACAAACCCGCCTATCCAACGAACGCGGTACGGTCAATCTCTCCATCCGCGTCTCCGACATAACCATCCGTCAGGAGCATTTCCGTATCCTTGCCCTAAATGATATCAATAACGAACTGGACGAAAAGGAAATCGACTCCTGGATACGCCTGATCCGTGTACTGACACATGAAATTATGAATTCCGTCACTCCCATCACTTCACTGAGCGATACATTGCTGACACTGATACAAGGAAGCGAAGAATTAAAAGCGAAAAGTGAATCCATTTCTTCCGACAAAGAAACTGCTGACGAAATCCGCAATGGCCTGCACACCATCAGCACCACGGGCAAAGGACTTCTCTCTTTTGTAGAAAATTACCGCCGTTTCACCCGTATCCCCAAACCGGAACCTTCCTTGTTCTACGTCAAAGGTTTTATCAACCGCATGGTGGAACTGGCACGGCATCAATATCCTGATTCCCATATCACTTTCCACTCCCACATCACTCCAGATGATCTTATTCTTTATGCAGATGAGAACCTTATCTCACAGGTACTCATCAACTTATTGAAAAATGCCATTCAGGCCATCGAAGCAGCAGAAATTCCGGAAGGCATTATCACCTTACACGCTTATTGCAATGAAAATGAAGCCGTACTCATCGAAGTATCCAATAACGGTCCTGCCATTCTTTCTGAAGTAGCAGAACACATTTTCATACCTTTCTTCACCACAAAAGAAGGTGGCAGCGGCATAGGTTTGAGCATTTCCCGTCAGATTATGCGCCTGTCAGGTGGTAGTCTTTCCCTACATCCCGGAAAGGAAACCATGTTTGTACTAAAATTCAATTAA